The DNA window ATCATTCGCACCGGAACCGCCGGCCGTGCCTTCCGCACGGCCGCGGCGGCATCACTGATCGCATCACTGGCTTCCTGCGGGGTGATCGCCGAACGGGACAAGCCCTGTCTCTTATACACATCTGCCTCGGCGGCAGCGACCCAGGCGTCCTCGGCGGCGGCTGCGCCATAAGAGACAGCCCCGACTCCGACGCCGGCCCCCACTCCGACCCCGGGCGCCGGCCCGGCCTGCAAGGCGGTCAGATGCACGTCCGTGCTGGTCACCGGCGACATGCTGGTCCATGCCCAGCTGTGGGAGCAGGCGCGCGTGGACGCGCTGGCGGCGGGAATCAAGGGGCTTGATTTCGGCCCCTTGCTCGAGGGCCAGCGGCGTTACATCCAGGAGAGCGACCTCGCCATCTGCCACCAGGAGACGCCGGTGGCCGTTCCGCAGGGCCCCTTCTCTGCCTACCCGTCGTTCAACGTGCCGCCGCAGATCATTGCCGCCTCAAAGGCCGTGGGCTACAGGGCCTGCACCACCGCCAGCAACCACACCATCGACCAGGGCACCGAGGGGCTGGTCCGGACCCTGGATGTCCTGGACGCCTCCGGCCTGGAGCACACAGGCTCCTACCGGACCGAGGCCGAGTCCCAGGGCGTCCTCATCATGCAGACCGGAGCCGCGAAGATCGCCGTCATCGAAGCCGCGTACGGCCTCAACGGGCAGACACCGGAAGCGGCATGGCAGGTGGACCTGCTTGACGCCTCCGCCATGATCGCCAAGGCAAAGAAGGCCAGGAAACTCGGGGCCGACATTGTGCTGGGCGTTATGCACGCCGGCGACGAATACGCCAGTGTCCCGAATGCCCAGCAGCAGGAAGTAGCCCACGCGCTCGTGGACAGCGGCCAGTTCACCATGGTCTACGGCCACCACACGCACTCCGTGCTGCCCGTCGAAAAGTACAAGGGGACCTGGATTGTGTACGGCCTCGGCAACGGCGTGACGGAACTGTCGCCCACGTACGTGGTGAACAACGAGGGATTGCTAGTGCGGGCACAGTTCAGCCAGGACGCCGCCGGCAAGTGGACCGCATCGGATCTGGGCTGGGCGCCCTCGGTCATCGTGAACGCGCCCTA is part of the Arthrobacter sp. KBS0703 genome and encodes:
- a CDS encoding CapA family protein — translated: MLVHAQLWEQARVDALAAGIKGLDFGPLLEGQRRYIQESDLAICHQETPVAVPQGPFSAYPSFNVPPQIIAASKAVGYRACTTASNHTIDQGTEGLVRTLDVLDASGLEHTGSYRTEAESQGVLIMQTGAAKIAVIEAAYGLNGQTPEAAWQVDLLDASAMIAKAKKARKLGADIVLGVMHAGDEYASVPNAQQQEVAHALVDSGQFTMVYGHHTHSVLPVEKYKGTWIVYGLGNGVTELSPTYVVNNEGLLVRAQFSQDAAGKWTASDLGWAPSVIVNAPYRWCSVASDAPQGVCASPAADAATRQRTRAVVESMGAAEAGAHELLITKDR